TTTAAAACTGTTTACACCGGCTTTGACCAAATCGGGAATGTGTTCAATGAGGCAGAGATCCCGGGCATTTAGAATATAGGTGCCGCGTTCATCTTCATAGACAGGCAGGTATTCTCCCGGACGTTTTTCCTCCATCAGGTGGTACTTCCAGCGGCAGGCCTGGGCACATTGGCCGCGGTTGCCGCTGCGTCCTTCCATATGGTGGCTGAGATAACAGCGTCCTGAATAGGCCCAACACATGGCTCCATGGGCAAAGACCTCCAGCTCCAGGTCCGTGTGAGAGCGGATTTCCGCAATTTCCGGCAGGGTCAGTTCCCGGGCCAAAACAATGCGTGCTACGCCGGCATCCTGCCAGAACCTGGCGCTTTTCCAGTTGGTGGTGTTGGCCTGGGTGCTTAAGTGGCAGGGTAGCTGCGGTACCGTTTCCCGGGCCAGGGCAAAAACGCCCGGATCGGCAACGATCAGGGCGTCCACTTCCGTGTCGGCTAATGTTTTAAGGTATGCAGGAAGTTGGGCGATATCTTCATTGCCGGCGAAGATATTGATGGTGACGTACACTTTGACACCGTGTTGGTGAGCAAAGTCCACGCCTGTTTTCATTTCTTCTTCGGTGAAGTTACCGGCAAAGGCTCGCATACCAAACTGTTTTCCCGCCAGATAAACGGCGTCGGCGCCGTAGATTACTGCCATTTTCAGTTTTTCCAGATCACCGGCCGGAGCCAGGATTTCAGGTTTATGCATGGCGGTTCCTCTTTACTGTCGGTTATTACGGGATCGGCGGATATTTTGCTGATGCTCGGCATACGTGCGGGCAAAATAGTGCTCACCTGTGCCGTCTCTTTTCAGAACGTAATAGAGATAATCCACATCTTCCGGATACAGCACTGCCATAATGGCACCGCGGCCCGGTGCGGCAATGGGGCCGGGGGGCAGGCCGGAGACGTAGTAGGTGTTGTAAGGGGATTCCACTTCCAAATCCACATAGAGAACCTGTTCACGGTGTTCTCCCAGAGCGTAGAGTACTGTGGCATCAATTTGCAGCGGCATGCCTATGG
The sequence above is a segment of the Dethiobacter alkaliphilus AHT 1 genome. Coding sequences within it:
- a CDS encoding peptidase U32 family protein, which codes for MHKPEILAPAGDLEKLKMAVIYGADAVYLAGKQFGMRAFAGNFTEEEMKTGVDFAHQHGVKVYVTINIFAGNEDIAQLPAYLKTLADTEVDALIVADPGVFALARETVPQLPCHLSTQANTTNWKSARFWQDAGVARIVLARELTLPEIAEIRSHTDLELEVFAHGAMCWAYSGRCYLSHHMEGRSGNRGQCAQACRWKYHLMEEKRPGEYLPVYEDERGTYILNARDLCLIEHIPDLVKAGVNSFKIEGRMKSVYYVATVTRAYRQALDAYLADPDNYTLDPALKDELHKISHRPYSTGFLHGNPGVKGQVPETTAQVASHEFVGVVQSYDALNNRAVVEMRNRFAVGEQLEVAGPKTPSRHFTVKDLRNAEGAPIEEAIRVQEHVSLHMPFAVEEFSLIRRAKSV